In Bactrocera oleae isolate idBacOlea1 chromosome 5, idBacOlea1, whole genome shotgun sequence, a genomic segment contains:
- the LOC106615407 gene encoding protein toll — MFQQITQKQSLVLQFLLHLLCADVVYTNLATPKQTLLTKLQPKPNGPENAFKSCYQNKCQCKKELINCYLSDLNGAVTLTISWDLGKDKITMQCEGATEYIDPLLSQVTHEFVYNNTYYELTNCQQLPAMLRRPNITYVGHVSFTADVTVPERLFSHTNGLLLLVFNITTSDSEVSLPVQLFHQLTELRELELIVVSDAPAITIPVELFHKLETLVILSIYVYNADTGYYEKLNSQRTSAQNLTNTHFRDCHALRSLLLDANQLKKLHPTIFNTLHELNHLSLSLNELQSLPEDLFAAQHKLVILDLSMNALSALPPRIFAHTPLLWKLHLAENRFYTPTNIIAALRSLHYLYKLDLDNNALSSIWGTGIYSNRTLLTRSDIRDPATLPEFPEYVSIERGAYNERELNMTVISLRRNQITHFNFVWVSGADGLACPYELNLSRNKIKTIYAARRPSSTKGKCARTLNLNHNHLHCDCKLAWLYSSDFLTKDVDWSCATPASLARKPLKKLQRSQLCPWTPTFCPAGCECDYDTQALVVNCTNAHLEGITQLPHAAQFALNSSALYIEHNNFYELPANITVGYADVTHIHAAHNRLVALQPTHLPHNLTTLDVRDNQLERLSVDFLRAYLNESATLEALYLGDNPWLCDCESEELLRVVRLQRARIPDASSLMCANFANVTLLNARFDEICKTPFLYASLYAPLIGVFSTSVLILALVALFYKYKLMVKIWFFGHNMFLCCIKEHELDKHKTFDAFISYAHQDQHFVNTVLIPGLEQGRTHFRICTHERNWLAGVYIPEQIMESVEQSCRTIIVLSQHFIESDWGRLEFRTAHQCALNEGRARIIIIKYGELTDLTRLDNELLAYMKLNTYLEWGDTRFWPKLRYALPHKFGVVRKSGMLEVGRKVYVQEGLEMNELYI, encoded by the coding sequence ATGTTCCAACAAATAACTCAAAAGCAAAGCTTGGTACTACAGTTCTTACTACACTTACTTTGCGCCGACGTGGTGTACACCAATTTGGCAACACCAAAACAAACGTTGCTAACGAAGCTGCAGCCGAAGCCAAATGGGCCCGAAAACGCATTCAAAAGCTGTTACCAAAACAAGTGTCAGTGCAAAAAAGAACTAATCAATTGCTATTTGAGCGACCTTAATGGTGCGGTGACGCTTACTATTTCTTGGGATTTGGGAAAAGACAAGATAACGATGCAATGTGAAGGCGCGACCGAATATATAGATCCGCTGTTAAGTCAAGTAACGCACGAATTCGTATATAACAATACCTACTACGAACTGACCAATTGTCAACAACTGCCCGCTATGCTGCGGCGCCCGAACATCACTTACGTGGGTCATGTGTCATTTACTGCCGATGTAACGGTACCTGAGCGTCTATTTTCGCATACAAacggtttgttgttgttagtgtttaATATAACTACGTCGGATTCGGAAGTCAGCTTGCCAGTGCAACTTTTCCACCAACTAACGGAACTGAGAGAGCTGGAGTTGATAGTTGTTAGTGACGCGCCAGCGATCACCATACCTGTGGAACTCTTTCATAAACTCGAAACTTTAGTAATACTCTCGATTTACGTGTATAACGCTGACACAGGCTACTACGAAAAGCTGAACTCGCAACGCACGTCGGCACAAAATTTAACGAACACACATTTTCGTGATTGTCATGCATTGAGGAGTCTCCTGCTGGATGCGAATCAGCTGAAGAAACTGCACCCAACAATTTTCAACACACTGCACGAATTGAACCATTTGAGTTTGAGTTTGAACGAGTTGCAAAGTTTACCCGAAGATCTATTCGCCGCGCAACACAAATTGGTCATACTCGACTTGAGTATGAATGCTTTGAGTGCACTGCCGCCGCGTATATTCGCGCATACTCCTCTGTTATGGAAATTACATTTAGCCGAAAACCGTTTTTACACGCCTACCAATATCATCGCCGCGTTGCGCTCTCTGCACTATCTCTACAAACTCGATTTGGATAATAATGCGCTCAGCAGCATTTGGGGTACCGGCATATACAGCAATCGGACGCTATTAACACGCAGCGATATTAGAGATCCAGCAACGCTACCCGAATTCCCTGAGTATGTGAGCATTGAGCGCGGCGCTTATAATGAACGTGAACTTAATATGACCGTTATAAGCTTACGCCGAAATCAAATTACGCACTTCAATTTTGTTTGGGTTAGTGGCGCTGATGGGTTAGCTTGCCCTTATGAGCTGAATCTCTCgcgtaataaaattaaaactatttacgCCGCTAGGCGGCCGTCGAGCACTAAAGGCAAGTGTGCGCGCACATTGAATTTAAATCACAATCATTTGCACTGTGATTGCAAACTTGCTTGGTTGTATAGCAGCGATTTTCTAACGAAAGATGTTGACTGGAGTTGTGCAACGCCAGCGTCATTGGCGCGTAAGCCACTCAAAAAGTTGCAGCGCAGCCAGCTCTGTCCTTGGACACCGACTTTTTGTCCTGCAGGCTGTGAGTGTGACTATGACACACAAGCGCTTGTTGTGAATTGTACGAACGCGCATCTTGAGGGCATCACGCAACTGCCACATGCCGCGCAGTTTGCGCTTAACAGCAGCGCGCTTTACATCGAACACAATAACTTCTACGAACTGCCCGCGAATATTACGGTCGGTTACGCGGACGTGACACACATCCACGCCGCGCATAATCGGCTTGTCGCTCTGCAGCCAACGCATTTACCGCACAATCTAACGACGTTGGATGTGCGCGACAATCAGCTGGAGCGTTTAAGCGTTGATTTTCTACGCGCATACCTAAATGAGAGCGCAACATTAGAAGCCTTATATCTCGGTGACAATCCGTGGTTATGCGATTGCGAGTCGGAGGAGCTGTTGCGTGTGGTACGCTTACAGCGCGCGCGCATACCCGATGCCAGTAGTTTAATGTGCGCAAATTTTGCGAATGTCACGCTGTTGAATGCGCGTTTTGATGAAATATGTAAGACACCCTTTCTGTATGCCAGCTTGTACGCGCCGCTTATTGGTGTGTTTAGCACTTCTGTACTTATACTAGCGCTCGTTGCGCTCTTTTACAAATACAAGTTAATGGTGAAAATTTGGTTCTTCGGTCACAACATGTTTTTATGTTGCATCAAGGAGCACGAGTTGGATAAGCATAAAACTTTCGATGCCTTCATTTCGTATGCGCATCAAGATCAGCACTTTGTCAATACCGTGTTGATACCGGGCTTGGAGCAAGGTCGCACACATTTTCGCATTTGCACACACGAACGAAATTGGCTCGCCGGCGTTTATATACCCGAGCAAATAATGGAATCTGTTGAGCAATCGTGTCGCACGATTATTGTGCTTTCACAACATTTCATCGAATCAGATTGGGGGCGCTTGGAGTTTCGCACCGCACATCAGTGCGCTTTGAATGAAGGTCGCGCGCGCATAATTATCATAAAGTATGGTGAGCTTACGGATTTGACGCGTCTGGATAATGAATTGCTGGCCTACATGAAATTAAATACCTACTTGGAATGGGGTGATACAAGATTTTGGCCTAAACTACGTTACGCTTTGCCGCATAAATTTGGTGTGGTTAGAAAATCAGGCATGTTGGAAGTGGGCAGAAAAGTCTATGTGCAAGAAGGCTTAGAGATGAATGAATTATACATTTAG
- the LOC106615405 gene encoding protein toll: protein MISKTSATIFVTTYLFNKMRRHFLRLITLYALATLPGLSGVKLELPKQPQICNSEMCECTTVNFECRLKGKFSLVNVEARIQTWDDRTDLVTVYELNITCVYEPEDLNVVLNMMPPVRLADPTEYYLKNCLEYPALLQQSHATYEGIVEFDQFLETPPRFFNQTPVLQKLTVPVRLIYVKNPLPPQLFHNLTNLQHLKLKIYTAYPEVRYPLELLHTLYNLETLSIELIALQTSVRDIQSEHFRDLRSLKQLNLDANHMMALPGELFTTLPELRRLSLRLNSLEELPRDLLRMQHKLLLLDLSENHLSALPKGIFDNTPLLWELILAQNRFSVPTSIIENVHALSYLRKIDLGYNGLETIWGTDIYRNHTLFTRARITDVQALTNFKQMVMYVAGLREVEPLNYTEVILRANQLTYFSLDWIAAAGISCPYYIDLARNNIRHVHALLSPTKATCLQEVHLVHNPLACDCELAWIYNTNLLVIGVKWQCATPERLYGSDLQNLRSDALCEWSPAWCPLKCRCTRHMNALLIDCSAAALQALSQLPRPEQLSLAETTLNLTHNHFRELPPNTTFGYANVTRLYAAHNRLNMLLSIHLPPALRILDLRTNQLERLGENFLRAYLNDSATLTALYLSDNPWLCDCATELFLYTLRVHRSRIPDIEELFCANLPNITLANATFTDICMLPSSSWALMTQLSATFLTILTLLTCITLYYKYELELKIWLHAHNVNIACCCIDEIDCNKTFDAFISYAHEQSDYVNQVLVPGLEKTAPYFRICTHERNWLAGAYIPEQIVESVAQSRRTIIVLSQDFIASLWARMEFKTAHQFAVNERRARIIIIKYGEIGDMTGLDSELQAYLRMNTYLESEDLRFWQKLRYAMPHRRGEGRKAGMLEVGERVYVRGQVELNQMAINK from the exons ATGATATCGAAAACTTCTGCGACTATTTTT GTCACGACATACTTGTTCAACAAAATGAGGCGCCATTTTTTGCGCCTAATAACACTCTACGCATTGGCAACGCTACCAGGGTTGTCAGGTGTCAAGCTCGAACTGCCAAAGCAGCCACAAATCTGTAATAGCGAAATGTGTGAATGCACTACTGTGAACTTCGAATGCCGCTTAAAGGGTAAATTCAGCTTAGTCAACGTAGAAGCCAGAATACAAACATGGGACGACCGCACCGATCTCGTCACCGTGTACGAATTAAATATAACTTGCGTATATGAACCTGAGGATCTAAATGTGGTGCTAAATATGATGCCACCCGTAAGGTTAGCAGATCCCAcagaatattatttgaaaaactgTTTGGAATACCCCGCTTTACTGCAGCAGTCGCATGCAACATACGAAGGTATTGTGGAATTCGATCAATTCTTAGAGACTCCGCCGCGATTTTTCAATCAAACGCCAGTTTTGCAGAAGTTGACCGTGCCAGTGAGATTAATTTATGTCAAGAACCCATTACCCCCGCAACTATTTCATAATTTAACGAATTTGCAGCATTTGAAATTGAAGATTTACACTGCGTATCCAGAAGTACGCTATCCGCTCGAGCTTTTGCACACACTGTACAATTTGGAAACACTCTCCATAGAGCTCATAGCGCTGCAAACAAGCGTACGCGACATACAAAGCGAGCATTTTCGCGATCTGCGCTCGCTAAAACAATTGAATTTAGACGCAAATCATATGATGGCGCTACCTGGCGAACTCTTCACGACACTACCAGAGTTGAGACGTCTGAGCTTGCGACTGAATAGCCTAGAGGAGCTGCCGCGTGATTTGTTACGTATGCAGCATAAACTGCTACTGCTAGATCTGTCAGAGAATCACTTAAGCGCATTACCCAAAGGCATATTTGACAATACGCCGCTGCTCTGGGAGCTCATACTCGCGCAAAATAGATTCAGTGTACCGACAAGTATTATAGAAAATGTGCATGCGCTTAGTTACTTGCGCAAAATCGATTTGGGCTATAATGGCTTAGAGACAATTTGGGGCACAGATATTTACCGCAATCACACGCTTTTCACACGCGCCCGTATTACTGATGTGCAAGCGCTGACCAATTTCAAGCAGATGGTTATGTATGTCGCGGGCTTGCGTGAGGTTGAGCCACTGAACTATACAGAGGTGATACTGAGAGCTAATCAACTCACATACTTTTCATTGGACTGGATTGCGGCAGCAGGCATCAGCTGCCCCTACTATATTGATCTCGCAAGGAACAACATACGCCATGTACATGCGCTCTTGTCACCAACAAAAGCAACTTGTCTGCAAGAAGTGCACTTAGTGCATAACCCGCTAGCGTGTGATTGTGAACTAGCTTGGATCTACAATACAAATTTGCTTGTAATTGGCGTTAAGTGGCAGTGCGCGACGCCGGAGCGCTTGTACGGTAGCGATTTACAAAATTTGCGCAGCGACGCGCTTTGCGAGTGGTCACCTGCCTGGTGTCCATTGAAATGCCGTTGTACACGGCATATGAATGCGCTGCTAATCGATTGCAGTGCAGCAGCGCTACAAGCGCTTAGTCAGCTGCCGCGTCCCGAACAGCTGTCGCTCGCGGAGACTACGCTCAATCTTACGCACAACCACTTTCGCGAGTTGCCACCGAATACCACCTTCGGTTATGCGAATGTTACGCGCCTATATGCGGCGCACAATCGTCTAAATATGCTGCTGTCAATACATTTGCCACCAGCATTGCGCATCTTAGATCTGCGCACGAATCAACTGGAGCGCTTGGGTGAGAACTTTCTGCGCGCCTATCTAAACGACAGCGCCACGCTAACGGCGCTTTATCTCTCCGACAATCCCTGGCTGTGCGATTGCGCAACAGAGCTTTTCTTGTATACGCTGCGCGTACACCGCAGTCGCATACCAGATATTGAGGAATTGTTTTGTGCAAATCTTCCGAACATAACGCTCGCGAATGCGACTTTCACGGATATTTGTATGCTACCCAGCAGCAGTTGGGCTTTAATGACACAGCTCTCTGCTACTTTTCTTACAATACTTACACTCTTGACTTGCATTACATTGTATTATAAATACGAGTTGGAGCTAAAGATTTGGTTGCATGCGCATAATGTGAACATTGCTTGTTGCTGCATTGATGAAATCGACTGTAACAAAACTTTTGATGCCTTCATCTCATATGCGCACGAGCAGTCGGACTACGTGAACCAGGTACTCGTACCTGGGCTGGAGAAAACGGCACCATACTTTCGCATATGCACACATGAACGCAATTGGCTCGCTGGCGCTTACATCCCAGAGCAAATTGTTGAGTCAGTTGCGCAATCGCGTCGCACTATCATTGTGCTCTCGCAGGATTTTATTGCATCGCTTTGGGCGCGCATGGAATTCAAGACGGCGCATCAGTTTGCTGTAAACGAACGTCGTGCGCGCATCATTATTATTAAGTATGGTGAGATTGGCGATATGACGGGGCTTGACAGCGAATTACAGGCTTATTTGCGTATGAACACCTACCTGGAGTCGGAAGATCTGCGCTTCTGGCAGAAACTGCGCTACGCTATGCCACATCGCAGAGGCGAAGGCAGAAAAGCCGGTATGCTCGAGGTGGGCGAAAGAGTTTATGTGCGTGGACAAGTGGAGTTGAATCAGATGgcgattaataaataa